The Primulina eburnea isolate SZY01 chromosome 8, ASM2296580v1, whole genome shotgun sequence genome contains a region encoding:
- the LOC140838510 gene encoding bystin-like isoform X2 — MSKKRSRIANPEPFSPFTSDSVSYKRRSKPPKHHQLQQRLVPSAVSSKILNEALIQQKEIQLEEDNNDAQNNGIVFSQVDDPKNSIRDEEEDLDYFKGFSESEIQSGQHDFEDKIDEEDEKLLEAFFSKDDRPHHTLADIIVEKIKEKDAQVSSGAQAMPKLDDSIVELYKGVGKLLSKYTSGKVPKAFKHIPSMQLWEEVLYLTEPEKWSPNAMYQTTRIFASNLGVKKVERFYKFVLLPRVREDIRKNKRLHFALYQSLKKALYKPAAFNKGILLPLCESNTCSLREAVIVGSIIEKNSIPPLHSSVALLKLAELEYCGTTSYFIKLLIEKKYALPYRVLDALVAHFMKFHEDSRAMPVIWHQSLLAFAQRYKNELTKEDKANLNTLVDRQRHKLVTPEILRELNNSRNRGDKEDDLMSISISTVTKPIQEDRFDIPDVPMEED; from the exons ATGTCGAAAAAGCGTTCTCGAATCGCGAATCCGGAGCCCTTCTCACCGTTTACCTCCGATTCCGTCTCTTACAAGCGACGTTCTAAGCCACCAAAACACCACCAGCTCCAGCAAAGGCTCGTGCCGTCGGCTGTCAGCTCAAAGATTCTCAATGAAGCCCTTATTCAGCAGAAGGAAATTCAACTAGAAGAAGATAACAATGATGCCCAGAATAATGGCATCGTGTTTTCTCAAGTGGACGACCCTAAAAACAGTATCAGAGACGAGGAAGAagatttggattattttaaagggTTTTCCGAATCAGAGATCCAGTCTGGGCAACATGATTTTGAG GATAAGATTGATGAAGAAGATGAAAAGCTGCTTGAGGCCTTCTTTTCTAAAGATGATCGTCCTCATCACACATTGGCCGACATCATTGTCGAGAAGATCAAAGAAAAAGATGCCCAAGTTTCTTCAG GAGCGCAGGCAATGCCTAAATTAGATGATTCCATTGTGGAACTATACAAGGG GGTGGGCAAGCTACTCAGTAAATACACCTCTGGTAAGGTGCCAAAAGCCTTCAAGCATATACCTTCTATGCAACTCTGGGAAGAAGTCCTGTACTTGACTGAACCAGAGAAATGGTCTCCTAATGCAATGTATCAAACCACTAGAATATTTGCTTCTAATTTGGGTGTCAAGAAAGTGGAACGGTTCTACAAGTTTGTCTTGCTGCCACGTGTGAGAGAAGACATTCGAAAGAATAAGAGGCTGCACTTTGCTTTGtatcaatctttaaaaaagGCTCTCTATAAACCAGCTGCTTTTAATAAAGGAATCTTACTTCCGTTATGTGAG TCAAATACATGCTCTTTAAGGGAGGCTGTCATTGTTGGGAGCATTATTGAGAAAAATTCAATCCCTCCACTTCATTCTAG TGTCGCATTGTTGAAACTAGCAGAGCTGGAGTACTGTGGAACAACAag TTATTTCATAAAGTTATTAATTGAGAAGAAATATGCATTGCCATATCGTGTACTTGATGCTTTAGTTGCTCATTTTATGAAATTTCATGAAGACTCCAGAGCAATGCCTGTGATCTGGCACCAGTCACTTCTCGCATTTGCTCAGAG GTACAAGAATGAGTTGACAAAGGAAGATAAAGCTAATCTCAACACTCTAGTTGATAGGCAAAGACATAAATTA GTTACTCCGGAAATATTAAGGGAATTAAACAACAGTCGAAACCGCGGGGACAAAGAGGATGATCTTATGTCAATAT CTATTTCCACAGTTACTAAACCAATTCAAGAAGATAGGTTTGATATTCCGGATGTACCTATGGAAGAGGACTGA
- the LOC140838510 gene encoding bystin-like isoform X1, giving the protein MSKKRSRIANPEPFSPFTSDSVSYKRRSKPPKHHQLQQRLVPSAVSSKILNEALIQQKEIQLEEDNNDAQNNGIVFSQVDDPKNSIRDEEEDLDYFKGFSESEIQSGQHDFEDKIDEEDEKLLEAFFSKDDRPHHTLADIIVEKIKEKDAQVSSGAQAMPKLDDSIVELYKGVGKLLSKYTSGKVPKAFKHIPSMQLWEEVLYLTEPEKWSPNAMYQTTRIFASNLGVKKVERFYKFVLLPRVREDIRKNKRLHFALYQSLKKALYKPAAFNKGILLPLCESNTCSLREAVIVGSIIEKNSIPPLHSSVALLKLAELEYCGTTSYFIKLLIEKKYALPYRVLDALVAHFMKFHEDSRAMPVIWHQSLLAFAQRYKNELTKEDKANLNTLVDRQRHKLVTPEILRELNNSRNRGDKEDDLMSILTPISTVTKPIQEDRFDIPDVPMEED; this is encoded by the exons ATGTCGAAAAAGCGTTCTCGAATCGCGAATCCGGAGCCCTTCTCACCGTTTACCTCCGATTCCGTCTCTTACAAGCGACGTTCTAAGCCACCAAAACACCACCAGCTCCAGCAAAGGCTCGTGCCGTCGGCTGTCAGCTCAAAGATTCTCAATGAAGCCCTTATTCAGCAGAAGGAAATTCAACTAGAAGAAGATAACAATGATGCCCAGAATAATGGCATCGTGTTTTCTCAAGTGGACGACCCTAAAAACAGTATCAGAGACGAGGAAGAagatttggattattttaaagggTTTTCCGAATCAGAGATCCAGTCTGGGCAACATGATTTTGAG GATAAGATTGATGAAGAAGATGAAAAGCTGCTTGAGGCCTTCTTTTCTAAAGATGATCGTCCTCATCACACATTGGCCGACATCATTGTCGAGAAGATCAAAGAAAAAGATGCCCAAGTTTCTTCAG GAGCGCAGGCAATGCCTAAATTAGATGATTCCATTGTGGAACTATACAAGGG GGTGGGCAAGCTACTCAGTAAATACACCTCTGGTAAGGTGCCAAAAGCCTTCAAGCATATACCTTCTATGCAACTCTGGGAAGAAGTCCTGTACTTGACTGAACCAGAGAAATGGTCTCCTAATGCAATGTATCAAACCACTAGAATATTTGCTTCTAATTTGGGTGTCAAGAAAGTGGAACGGTTCTACAAGTTTGTCTTGCTGCCACGTGTGAGAGAAGACATTCGAAAGAATAAGAGGCTGCACTTTGCTTTGtatcaatctttaaaaaagGCTCTCTATAAACCAGCTGCTTTTAATAAAGGAATCTTACTTCCGTTATGTGAG TCAAATACATGCTCTTTAAGGGAGGCTGTCATTGTTGGGAGCATTATTGAGAAAAATTCAATCCCTCCACTTCATTCTAG TGTCGCATTGTTGAAACTAGCAGAGCTGGAGTACTGTGGAACAACAag TTATTTCATAAAGTTATTAATTGAGAAGAAATATGCATTGCCATATCGTGTACTTGATGCTTTAGTTGCTCATTTTATGAAATTTCATGAAGACTCCAGAGCAATGCCTGTGATCTGGCACCAGTCACTTCTCGCATTTGCTCAGAG GTACAAGAATGAGTTGACAAAGGAAGATAAAGCTAATCTCAACACTCTAGTTGATAGGCAAAGACATAAATTA GTTACTCCGGAAATATTAAGGGAATTAAACAACAGTCGAAACCGCGGGGACAAAGAGGATGATCTTATGTCAATAT TGACACCTATTTCCACAGTTACTAAACCAATTCAAGAAGATAGGTTTGATATTCCGGATGTACCTATGGAAGAGGACTGA